The window GTTCAGGTCGTCCGCCATCGCCTCCACGTCGTCCACGACCGCCCGCGGGCCGTCGGACCGGCCGTGGCCCCGGTGGTCCGGGGCGTACACGACGGCCCCGTCGGCGACCAGGCGGTCGATGACGTGCGCGTACCGGCCGGAGTGCTCACCGAAGCCGTGCGCGATCACGACGACGCGCTGTGCCGTGGCCGGCGTCGCCTGGCGGACGACGAGCTTGCCCTGGGAGCCGGTGAGCTCGAAGTCGGTGGAAGTCATTCGGCGGGTTCCTCCGTCGCACGTGGGGTGATTGGTGGGGTGGTGGGTGGGGTGGTGGGATGGTCGACGCGATCGGTGAACTCCAGGATCGTGCGGGTCACCAACGCGGGGTCGTCGTACATGGGCACGTGCCCGATGCCCGGCATCGTGAGGAACTCCGCGCCGGGCAGGATCTCCCGCCACGGCGCGCCGTAGCGCTTGTACGGGATCGTGCGGTCGCGCTCGGCCCACACGATGCGGACGGGGCAGTCGGCCGCGATCGCGAGCTCGCGGGTCGGGCCGGTCTGCCGAAGCGAGGCGAGCAGGCCGTCGAGCATCGTGCAGGCCTGCAGGTCCTCGTTCATGCCGGCGAGGTCCTCAGCCGGGATGAGGTCGCCGCGCAGCATCGCGGAGCGCAGCAGCACCTTCCGGGTACGCGGCTTCGCCATCAGGCGGGCGACGGACTTCCGATGCGCGGTCGCCTTCGCCACCTTGAGCAGCGTCCCGATCCGGCGCAGGTCGCGCTCGGAGGTGTACGTGCCCGCCGGCGAGAACGCGACGACGGACCGCCCGCGGCCGCGGGCCGCCATCTCCAGCGCGAGCCAGCCACCCAGGGAGTTGCCGACCAGATGGGCGCGGGAGATCCCCGCCTTGTCCATCCGGTTCTCCATGTCGTCCGCGATGACGCGGATGCCGTTGGGGCCGGCCGCGAGCTCCGGGCCGCCCCGGTGTCCGATCAGCGTCGGGACGAACAGCGCATGCCGCTGCTCGAGCGTCGGGATCACCGGGCGCCAGATGCGCCAGGACCCGTTGATGCCGTGGAAGAGCACCATCGGGGTCCCGGTGCCGCCCACGTAGGCATCGGTCAACGGCTCGCTCATCGCCGCCCTCCTAGCGCGCCAGCACCGGCGGCGGGTTGTCGCCGCCGACCCGCAGCACCTCGTCGAACCCGCCCACGAGCGAGCGGACGAAGGTCTCCGGGTCGGTGAACGACGCCGCGTCGTAGTTGACGCCGACGCACGCGACCGGGCCGTGCGTCGCGAGGGTGATCATCGCGGGACACCCCGGCAGCGGGGCGTACCCGTACAACCGCTCCACGCGCACCCCGGCGAGGTGGACCTCGACCCGGGGACCGGGGACGTTGCTCGCCTGGAGGTCGTTCGCCCTCGTCATGCCGCCCGCGATCTGGGCGATGACGCCCGCGGGGAGCCGGGCGATCGCCGGGGCGATCACGCTGAGGTTGTTTCGCGCCGGCTCAGCGCGGGCGCGGCGCACCTGGTCCCCGATCTCGAGCATCCGCTTCGCGGGGTCGACGATCTCCATCGGTCCGGCGAGGCGGGCGCTGGCGATCTCGTTGCCGCCGTTCGCGGCCTCCGCGGGACGCAGCGACATCGGGATGGCGATCGGCACCGGCTGCGGGGGCACCCCCATCGCCTCGTGGTAGAGCCGGTACCCGCCGAGCAGGGCGGCGAGGTAGGCGTCGTTGATCGAGGCGCCGACGGTCTTCGCGGCCGCGCGCAGCGCGGCGAAGTCGACGTCCAGCGCGGCGAAGCGCCAGTTGGTGCTCCGCTCCGCCAGCAGCGGGGACGGTTCCGCCGCGGGCGGCGAGAGCACCCGCTTGAGCGAGGACGTGTAACGCACCGAGGAGCGGACCGACTCCGGCGGGTTCGACAGCGCCCGCAGCGCGGTGCTGCCGGCCTTGCGCAGGACGTCCGGCGTCCCGAGCGCGCCCTCGACCGCGTGCGCCCGCAGGGCGTCCAGGGGCGTCATCACTTTGTTCGGACGGGGCGTCAGTTCCGGCCCCACCGGGGTCTCCAGCCCGGCCGGCGGGTGCAGGTACGTCAGCAGCTTCATGATCCCGAGACCGTCGGAGATCGAGTGGTGCAGCTTCAGGACGTACGCGGACTTGCCGTCGGGCATGCCCTCGTAGAGCACGGCCTCCCACGGTGGGCGCGCCCGATCGAAGCCACGCATCGCCGCCTTCTCGGCGGCGGCGAGCAGGCCCGCCCAGCCCGCGTCGTCGGGCAGACGCGTCCGGCGCAAGTGGTAGTGCAGGTCGAAGTTGGGGTCCTCGGCCCATCGCGGCGGCGCCAGCCCCATCGGCGGGGACACGACGCGGTGCCGCAGGCGCGGGATCAGCCGGGTCAGGCGGTGGTGCGTCTCGACCACCGCGTTCCAGTTCGGCGTGCCGTCGAGCAGCTCGATCCCGACGCAGGTCGACCGAACCGGGGAGGCGTCCTCGACCCGCCACATGAGCGCCTCGAAGGCGTTCATCACGTCGCTGCCGCCGCCCCACTCGGCGCTCGCCATGGGGGCTTCGGTGGTCACGGCGTCGCCTTTCCGGCGCCGTCGGTCACCGACTCGGGAGCGGAGGGCCGGCCCGGCCAGTGCGCGAGCGTGTGCAGCCAGTCGTTGCGGATCGCCTCGGCGTGCGCGCTGACGTCCTCGGCCTTCCAGTCGGTGGTCTCGACCGGTGGGAGCACGACGACCTCGATGACACCGGACCGCACGGTCTGAGAACCCCGCCACATGACCTCGTTCTGACCCTTCATCACCATCGAGACGATGGGGACGCCGGCCTGCATCGCCATGTGGAAGGCGCCCTTCTTGAAAGGGCCGAGACGGGGCGTGGGCGAGCGGGTTCCCTCCGGGGACAGGACGATCGACAGGCCGCTGCGCAGCTTCTCGACGGCCGGCGCCAGCGCCGCCTTCGGGTCCTGAACGTTGCCGCGGTCGATGAAGGCCACGTCGGCGATCTGGAACAGCTGGCCGAAGCCCGGGATGTTCTTCGCCTCCTTCTTCGCCACGCCCGTGTAGCTCTGGCGCACCAGCTTCATCGCGACGACCGCGTCGATGTTGCTCTGGTGGTTGAAGATGAAGACCGCCGGCCGGTGCGACCACAGGTGCTCGGCGCCGGAGATGACCTTCACCTCCACGCCGGCGAGCGCGAAGCCGAGGTCGGTGCCGATCGTCGAGGTGATGTCGATGACCTGTGTCCGCTTGCGGTTGAGCAGACCGGCGCCGAGGCCGGCGACGAAGGCCCCCGCGAAGGCGCCGTAGAACGCGCCGGTGCGGGCGACGTCGACGACACCCGGCCGCTTCCCGCGCGGCACGCAGTCGAGCACCGGCCAGCCGCGTCGCTCGGCCTCCTCGCGCAGCCCCTTGTCGGGCGCGACGGCGGTGGGGTGCGCGACCGCCGAGAGGAACGGGACGTCCTCGTCGCCGTTGCTGTACGCGAACGACCGCGTCAGGTCGATGCCCTTGGCGCGGGCGAGATCGACGACGGCGTTGGCCTTCTGACTCCCCCACAGCGGGGTGCCCCCGGTACGGCCGGTGAGCACACCGTCGACCGACTCGAGCGGGGTGCAGAGCACGTGGTCGGCACCGATCGCCTCGGCCATCGGTTCGACTTGGAACCGTGTCGCCGAGGAGGCGAGCACGATCGTGTGCCCCATGGCGCGGTGGGCCTCGACCAGTTCCCAGATCTCGGTGTGGAGCTTGCCGGCGATCTCCGAGACGAAGAGCTTCTGACCGAGCTTGGTCATGTCCTCCTCGGTCTTGCCGCTCCACGCCCCGAGGGAGAGCTCGAGCAGCGCAGCGAAGTCCTCCTCGGTGTGAATGCCGCGCACCGCGGTCCACAGCGTCCTGGCCAGCTCCTGCGGACCGATGTCGAGGTCCTTGAAGCGCTGGTTGTAGAAGGTCGTCGCCGAGTAGCCCGTGATCAGCGTGCCGTCGTAGTCGAAGAACGCGCCGATCTCCGGTCCGCGGGGCGAGGAGAAGACGTCCGCGAGCAGCTTGTCCAGCGTCATCCCAGCACCTCTTCGAGCAGGTCAGCCTCGAGCCGGTCGATCCGGCCGAGCCGTTCGAGGACGTCGGTCACCTCGGCGAGATAGTCGTGCCGGGCGGCCTGCACGGCCTCGTCCTCGCCGGATCCCGGGGCCGCCGTCTCCAGCAGCCCGCGGTGCCGGGCCAGGCGGAGCGCCGACGAGTAGAGCTCGCGCGACACGGAGTCCGCGCGGTGCAAGCGCCCGCGCAGCAGCATCTGCTGCCCGAGGCCGAGGCACTCCTCCAGGAACGGGCCGGTCACGACCTCGGCGGCCGGGTCGCGTTCGGCGAGCGCGGTCGCGACGACCAGCTGAGCGTCGAAGAACGACCGCAGCGCGCGGTGGGCGACGAGCAGACGCGAGGAGGACAGGATCTTCGCGCCGCCGTCGGGCCCGTCCTGGTTCTCCCAGTTCGGGTCGAGCAACTGAAGCTCTTTCACCACGTCGGCGCGGAACTGCTCGCTCGGCGGGAAGAAGAACTCGAACTTGAGCAGGTCGCGCATGCGCTGCGCCTCGGCCCACGCCTCGGCGATGGAGGATTCGCACACCGGCTTGGCCGAGACCTCGAGCAGGGCGAGCTCGACGATCGCGCGCGTGACCAGGTGGTGCAGCGCGCCGTTGCGGTAGAAGGCGGCGACTCGATGCTGCCCGGCCTGGATCGACCACACCGGCTCGGGGCCACCGGTGAACACCGTCGCGACACCGACGGCGACCAGCTGGTCGAGCGCGGCGCGCAGACCGGCCTGCTCGCGGAGGGAGTGCGGCGACGCGGGGTCGCTGTCGGTCCGTGGGATCCCCCGGGCGTCGAGGTAGTCGAGCAGCGGAGCCAGCACGCGACCGACCTCGGCGAGGGTCAGCGCCCGGTCGTGGCTGCCGAGCAGCGTGAACGTCATCAGTGCCGACGACGTCACCGGCGTCGCCCGGTTGATGCCGTCGCAGATGCGGAAGGCGACCTTGTCCAGCTGGGCAGGGCCCTCCCCCGCCTCGTCGAGCGCGGAGCGGAGCGAGAACGGCTCACCGAAGCGGATCCAGGCGTTGCCGCTCATCCGCTGCTGGCCGCGCACGTACCGCGCGAGCCACCGCGTGCTCTCGGCCGCCTTGGCGGCGCCGCCCTGCTCGGCGTCCAGCGCGCGCACCTCGGCCATGTGGTCGTAGACGATCGAGACCGGGACCATCGCGACGTCCTCGGTCCGTTCGTCCTGCAGCGCGCGGACGAGGTAGGCGAGCAGGCCCATCTTCGGCGGCCGCAGCTTGCCGGTCCGGGTGCGGCCGCCCTCGATGTACCACTCGAGGTTGAACTTCTTGGCCGTCAGATACCCGAGGTACTCACGCAACGCGAACTTGTAGATGGCGTCGCCGGCGGCGTCGGTGTCCGCGCGACGGATGAAGATGACGCCCGCCCGCTTGCCGAGCGGCCCGATCGGCCAGAACGACATGTTGTTGCCACCGAGCAGGTGGTTGCGCGGGAAGTCCTGCTCGTGAAGCACTTCGGCCAGCACCAGCGGGTCGACGTAGGACCGGTGCGCCGGGAGGAAGACCAGCGCCTGCTCCTTGTTCATCGCACGCAGGCGTTCGAGGTTCGAG of the Sporichthya polymorpha DSM 43042 genome contains:
- a CDS encoding alpha/beta fold hydrolase, producing the protein MSEPLTDAYVGGTGTPMVLFHGINGSWRIWRPVIPTLEQRHALFVPTLIGHRGGPELAAGPNGIRVIADDMENRMDKAGISRAHLVGNSLGGWLALEMAARGRGRSVVAFSPAGTYTSERDLRRIGTLLKVAKATAHRKSVARLMAKPRTRKVLLRSAMLRGDLIPAEDLAGMNEDLQACTMLDGLLASLRQTGPTRELAIAADCPVRIVWAERDRTIPYKRYGAPWREILPGAEFLTMPGIGHVPMYDDPALVTRTILEFTDRVDHPTTPPTTPPITPRATEEPAE
- a CDS encoding wax ester/triacylglycerol synthase domain-containing protein, which produces MTTEAPMASAEWGGGSDVMNAFEALMWRVEDASPVRSTCVGIELLDGTPNWNAVVETHHRLTRLIPRLRHRVVSPPMGLAPPRWAEDPNFDLHYHLRRTRLPDDAGWAGLLAAAEKAAMRGFDRARPPWEAVLYEGMPDGKSAYVLKLHHSISDGLGIMKLLTYLHPPAGLETPVGPELTPRPNKVMTPLDALRAHAVEGALGTPDVLRKAGSTALRALSNPPESVRSSVRYTSSLKRVLSPPAAEPSPLLAERSTNWRFAALDVDFAALRAAAKTVGASINDAYLAALLGGYRLYHEAMGVPPQPVPIAIPMSLRPAEAANGGNEIASARLAGPMEIVDPAKRMLEIGDQVRRARAEPARNNLSVIAPAIARLPAGVIAQIAGGMTRANDLQASNVPGPRVEVHLAGVRVERLYGYAPLPGCPAMITLATHGPVACVGVNYDAASFTDPETFVRSLVGGFDEVLRVGGDNPPPVLAR
- a CDS encoding HAD-IB family hydrolase, whose translation is MTLDKLLADVFSSPRGPEIGAFFDYDGTLITGYSATTFYNQRFKDLDIGPQELARTLWTAVRGIHTEEDFAALLELSLGAWSGKTEEDMTKLGQKLFVSEIAGKLHTEIWELVEAHRAMGHTIVLASSATRFQVEPMAEAIGADHVLCTPLESVDGVLTGRTGGTPLWGSQKANAVVDLARAKGIDLTRSFAYSNGDEDVPFLSAVAHPTAVAPDKGLREEAERRGWPVLDCVPRGKRPGVVDVARTGAFYGAFAGAFVAGLGAGLLNRKRTQVIDITSTIGTDLGFALAGVEVKVISGAEHLWSHRPAVFIFNHQSNIDAVVAMKLVRQSYTGVAKKEAKNIPGFGQLFQIADVAFIDRGNVQDPKAALAPAVEKLRSGLSIVLSPEGTRSPTPRLGPFKKGAFHMAMQAGVPIVSMVMKGQNEVMWRGSQTVRSGVIEVVVLPPVETTDWKAEDVSAHAEAIRNDWLHTLAHWPGRPSAPESVTDGAGKATP
- a CDS encoding glycerol-3-phosphate 1-O-acyltransferase, producing MSVPPDVPVVVLAQGRTRTEQQLIREWVAANHRGAPIRDLDSDASFDDLSDDTLLVPVRVTWVSTASSSRRPSELLAHLSPRRPPGPLQKVLMRNSPGRAGVVRGEPATVGDLRARFAEETGNASSFATYVSRVATVAVDRAERRLIGDRYKVPRQVVEQITASSRFRAKAAELAKQLDRPEADVLADLRECLNELVTVQSPAAIDAFRTVLSPMHSRAWKVQVDTSNLERLRAMNKEQALVFLPAHRSYVDPLVLAEVLHEQDFPRNHLLGGNNMSFWPIGPLGKRAGVIFIRRADTDAAGDAIYKFALREYLGYLTAKKFNLEWYIEGGRTRTGKLRPPKMGLLAYLVRALQDERTEDVAMVPVSIVYDHMAEVRALDAEQGGAAKAAESTRWLARYVRGQQRMSGNAWIRFGEPFSLRSALDEAGEGPAQLDKVAFRICDGINRATPVTSSALMTFTLLGSHDRALTLAEVGRVLAPLLDYLDARGIPRTDSDPASPHSLREQAGLRAALDQLVAVGVATVFTGGPEPVWSIQAGQHRVAAFYRNGALHHLVTRAIVELALLEVSAKPVCESSIAEAWAEAQRMRDLLKFEFFFPPSEQFRADVVKELQLLDPNWENQDGPDGGAKILSSSRLLVAHRALRSFFDAQLVVATALAERDPAAEVVTGPFLEECLGLGQQMLLRGRLHRADSVSRELYSSALRLARHRGLLETAAPGSGEDEAVQAARHDYLAEVTDVLERLGRIDRLEADLLEEVLG